Proteins encoded in a region of the Sulfurimonas marina genome:
- the rpsI gene encoding 30S ribosomal protein S9, whose translation MAEKIYATGRRKSSIAKVWLTPGSGKITVNGLSLDAFLGGLEAKKLRVKQPLNITKQDGAVDIVATTLGGGFGGQADALRHGISRALVKFNPELKAILKPEGMMTRDSRVVERKKPGKRKARRSRQFSKR comes from the coding sequence ATGGCAGAAAAAATTTATGCAACTGGTCGTCGTAAAAGCTCAATCGCTAAAGTTTGGTTAACTCCAGGTAGCGGTAAAATTACTGTAAATGGTCTTTCTTTAGACGCATTTTTAGGTGGTCTTGAAGCGAAAAAACTTCGTGTTAAACAACCACTAAACATTACTAAACAAGATGGTGCTGTAGATATCGTTGCTACTACTTTAGGTGGTGGTTTCGGTGGTCAAGCTGACGCTCTTCGCCACGGTATTTCTCGTGCATTAGTAAAATTTAACCCAGAGTTAAAAGCTATCCTTAAACCTGAAGGTATGATGACTCGTGATTCACGTGTTGTTGAACGTAAGAAACCAGGTAAAAGAAAAGCACGTCGTTCTCGTCAGTTCTCAAAACGTTAA
- a CDS encoding peptide-binding protein, protein MKFLIIFIFTFNLIASTLHLATSANPSRLNPLLATDSSSGEIAGFIFNGLLKYDKDNKNIIGDLAQNYYFKDDKTLVFELRKGVKWHDGETFSAKDVLFTYKTLISDKISSPYSSGFRFVDDVKIIDDYTVEVSYKKPYFKALETWMMGIIPEHILKNEKNMMSSKFNTNPIGTGAYKLEKLEFSKDIELTAFDEYFEGRAKIDKIAFHVIADSMTSFLMLKSSKLDLGSLEPMAYERQLNKEFFNNFNIYEKISLSYTYLGFNLREEKFQNPDVREALSLAIDRQELVDILFFKHAKVCTGPFLPGSAAFNPDVKAPKQDIQKAKHLLKKAGYDENNPFTFEIVTSNSSKIRPYAAEILQHQLAQAGVIVKLRVMEWQAFLNTVVFPHKFDAVLLGWGLSPTPDPYMFWHSDNDKTGGFNLVGYKNKKIDKMIEESQAMVDRKALAKVWQEMSSIITNDNPYLFLYIPNSITAVNKDIKNIEPALSGIWHNYIRWEK, encoded by the coding sequence ATGAAATTTCTAATAATATTTATTTTTACATTCAATCTTATAGCATCAACATTGCATCTTGCAACTTCGGCAAACCCTTCAAGACTAAACCCTTTGCTTGCAACTGATTCCAGCTCGGGAGAGATCGCGGGATTTATCTTTAACGGTCTTTTAAAATATGACAAAGACAATAAAAATATCATCGGAGATTTGGCTCAAAACTACTACTTTAAAGATGATAAAACTTTAGTGTTTGAGTTGCGAAAAGGTGTAAAGTGGCATGATGGAGAAACCTTCAGTGCAAAAGATGTACTTTTTACGTACAAAACTCTGATATCGGACAAAATCTCTTCTCCTTACAGTTCTGGATTTCGCTTTGTAGATGATGTGAAAATTATTGATGACTATACGGTTGAAGTAAGTTATAAAAAACCTTATTTTAAAGCATTAGAGACTTGGATGATGGGGATTATCCCCGAACATATTTTAAAAAATGAAAAAAATATGATGAGTTCCAAGTTTAATACAAATCCGATTGGGACAGGGGCTTATAAACTTGAAAAATTAGAGTTCTCAAAAGATATCGAACTTACAGCATTTGACGAGTATTTTGAAGGGAGAGCAAAGATCGACAAAATTGCTTTTCATGTGATCGCAGATTCTATGACAAGTTTTCTGATGTTAAAATCTTCTAAGCTCGATCTCGGTTCACTTGAACCTATGGCGTATGAAAGACAGTTAAATAAAGAGTTTTTCAATAACTTCAATATTTATGAAAAAATTTCACTCTCATATACTTATCTCGGATTTAATTTACGAGAGGAAAAGTTTCAAAATCCGGATGTAAGAGAAGCTCTCTCTTTAGCAATAGATAGACAAGAGTTGGTAGATATTCTTTTTTTTAAACATGCTAAGGTTTGTACGGGACCGTTTTTACCGGGAAGTGCAGCTTTTAATCCGGATGTAAAAGCACCGAAGCAAGATATACAAAAAGCAAAGCATCTACTTAAAAAAGCAGGGTATGATGAAAACAACCCTTTTACTTTTGAGATAGTAACTTCAAACTCGAGTAAGATTAGACCATACGCGGCAGAGATTCTGCAACACCAATTAGCACAGGCAGGAGTTATCGTAAAGCTCAGAGTAATGGAGTGGCAGGCATTTTTAAATACAGTAGTATTCCCACATAAGTTTGATGCCGTACTTCTTGGCTGGGGACTCTCCCCTACACCTGATCCGTACATGTTCTGGCATAGTGATAACGATAAAACAGGTGGATTTAACCTTGTAGGATATAAAAATAAAAAGATAGATAAGATGATCGAAGAGTCACAGGCTATGGTTGACCGAAAAGCATTGGCAAAAGTGTGGCAAGAGATGTCCTCGATCATAACTAATGACAATCCCTATCTCTTTTTATATATTCCAAACTCAATAACTGCCGTCAATAAAGATATAAAAAATATTGAACCTGCCCTTAGCGGAATATGGCATAATTATATCCGATGGGAAAAATAA
- a CDS encoding ABC transporter ATP-binding protein, which produces MVNIDITKQLQGASGDMNLDVKLHIKQGEFVALSGKSGSGKTTLLRILAGLEQASGEISVDEKIWLDRKNNLAPQQREIGFVFQDYALFENMSVEENLLFVNKDKTLAEHLLEVTELTELKNRLPHKLSGGQKQRVALCRSLMNRPKILLLDEPLSALDPAMRTKLQNEILTLHKEFNITTIMVSHDPSEIYRLSSRVIVLNEGKVINDGSPKEILLKTTGSAKFSFDGELLDIIKVDVINIAIISIGQQLVEVVVSDEEIKNLTIGQAINVSTKAFTPIIKA; this is translated from the coding sequence ATGGTAAATATAGATATAACAAAACAACTTCAAGGTGCGTCAGGAGATATGAACCTTGATGTAAAACTTCACATTAAACAGGGTGAGTTTGTAGCCCTAAGCGGAAAAAGCGGAAGCGGAAAAACTACACTGCTTAGAATCCTTGCAGGACTTGAACAAGCAAGCGGTGAGATTTCAGTAGATGAGAAAATCTGGCTCGATCGTAAAAACAACCTTGCTCCGCAGCAAAGAGAGATTGGATTTGTATTTCAAGACTATGCCCTCTTTGAAAATATGAGTGTAGAGGAAAACCTTCTCTTTGTAAACAAAGACAAAACCCTTGCAGAGCATCTTTTAGAAGTCACAGAACTTACCGAACTTAAAAACAGACTTCCACATAAGCTTAGCGGCGGACAGAAACAACGCGTGGCCCTTTGCCGTTCTCTTATGAACAGACCGAAGATTCTACTTCTTGATGAGCCCCTTTCGGCACTTGATCCCGCTATGAGGACAAAACTGCAAAACGAGATACTGACACTTCATAAAGAGTTCAATATCACAACCATTATGGTAAGTCACGATCCAAGTGAGATCTATCGACTCTCATCACGGGTGATTGTTTTAAATGAGGGGAAAGTTATAAATGACGGCTCACCAAAAGAGATACTCCTTAAAACTACAGGAAGTGCAAAGTTCTCATTTGACGGGGAGCTTTTAGACATCATAAAAGTAGATGTCATAAACATTGCCATTATCTCGATCGGACAACAACTTGTAGAGGTTGTTGTAAGTGATGAGGAGATAAAAAACCTCACCATCGGTCAAGCGATCAACGTAAGTACAAAAGCATTTACACCGATCATAAAAGCTTAG
- the modB gene encoding molybdate ABC transporter permease subunit has product MNLLYELDLEPFILSFKLAAITTLVLFIISLPFAWYLSQTRSKFKPFLESLTALPIVLPPSVLGFYILVALSHNSPIGAFFEDVFDIKLVFSFTGLVVASAFYSLPFMVQPLQGGFESLNKNMIEASYIAGKSKTVTLLRVALPNIKPALLTAVIVTFAHTVGEFGVVLMVGGSIPGETKVASVAIYEMVEIMDYSMAHIYSAIMVFISFCVLLSVYIFNRRYQNKIGIH; this is encoded by the coding sequence ATGAACCTATTATATGAGCTTGATCTAGAGCCTTTTATACTCTCTTTTAAACTTGCAGCTATTACTACACTGGTACTGTTTATAATCTCTTTACCCTTTGCCTGGTATCTTTCACAAACACGTTCAAAATTCAAACCTTTTTTAGAGAGTTTGACTGCCTTACCAATAGTACTGCCACCTTCAGTACTGGGATTTTATATACTTGTAGCACTCTCACACAATTCACCTATCGGTGCATTTTTTGAGGATGTTTTCGACATTAAACTTGTTTTCTCTTTTACCGGTTTAGTGGTTGCCAGTGCTTTTTACTCTCTGCCGTTTATGGTGCAACCTCTTCAAGGGGGATTTGAATCTCTTAATAAAAACATGATTGAAGCTAGCTATATAGCGGGAAAAAGTAAAACTGTAACCCTTTTACGAGTAGCTCTGCCAAATATCAAGCCGGCACTACTTACTGCTGTTATCGTTACTTTTGCACATACTGTAGGGGAGTTTGGTGTGGTTCTAATGGTTGGGGGAAGTATTCCGGGTGAGACTAAAGTTGCATCTGTTGCTATCTACGAGATGGTAGAGATTATGGACTATTCAATGGCGCATATCTATTCGGCTATTATGGTGTTTATTAGTTTCTGTGTCCTTTTAAGTGTCTACATTTTCAATCGCAGATATCAAAATAAGATCGGTATTCATTAA
- the rplM gene encoding 50S ribosomal protein L13 yields the protein MKFTKIASAEQIDQKWVLIDAEGKTFGRLISEVATTLRGKNKPCYTPNIDCGDYVVIINASKVKFNGLGKIANKEYHSHSGYFGSTKSVKMTELLEKNPEKLYKLATRGMLPKTKLGAKMLKKLKVYAGDQHPHTAQIAK from the coding sequence ATGAAATTTACTAAAATTGCTTCTGCTGAACAGATCGATCAAAAATGGGTTTTGATTGATGCAGAGGGTAAAACATTCGGTCGTTTAATCAGTGAAGTGGCAACAACTCTTCGTGGTAAAAACAAACCATGTTATACTCCAAATATCGACTGTGGTGACTACGTAGTTATCATCAATGCTTCTAAAGTAAAATTTAACGGTTTAGGTAAAATCGCTAATAAAGAGTACCACTCTCACTCTGGTTACTTCGGTAGTACAAAAAGTGTTAAAATGACTGAGCTTTTAGAGAAAAACCCTGAGAAACTATACAAATTAGCTACTCGTGGTATGCTTCCTAAAACTAAGCTTGGTGCAAAAATGCTTAAAAAATTAAAAGTATATGCAGGTGACCAACATCCTCACACTGCACAAATTGCTAAGTAA
- a CDS encoding OprD family outer membrane porin → MNKKLLGSLLVAGSLLTANEVNSVEKMFTEGNVNANVKYYYIQTDKDTSTSSTSANANSLGGQLTYETAQLKGFSAKVTFMTTNGFFLNNDVTKVDTSILGKDNGTYYSDPNRADDSFSVLGEAYIKYTYDNLAFTFGREVMHSPLVDAKEVRMLPSAVEGAFVDYKVNDEIALGFSYLDKFKQRTSDRFTKIIEHALGADTVAVTGSDNGNVYMLDGVFKTDKFEVRAYEYYATDFMNSIYLDAKITQKFDNVATTLAAQYINQFSVGSADDFFAANETYSDGKIADGKINVNAFAIKATAKIDESAFTLAYSNVLRDEGSHDSLVLPWDGTPLFTNMITSNDLFQSIYGSALNADSVYIGGSQGVKLAYAQGFDFTGYKGFSTTLSFLNTTNSRAGFDKDQRDYNVVLGYKYDKHFSIALKGIWVENNSGILKDGNMKEQIKLAQYRVIANYKF, encoded by the coding sequence ATGAATAAAAAATTACTAGGAAGTTTACTGGTTGCGGGGAGCTTATTAACTGCGAATGAAGTAAACAGTGTAGAGAAGATGTTTACAGAGGGGAATGTAAACGCAAACGTAAAATACTACTACATCCAAACAGATAAAGATACATCTACTTCAAGTACATCAGCCAATGCCAACTCACTTGGTGGGCAACTAACATATGAAACGGCACAGTTAAAAGGGTTTAGTGCCAAAGTTACATTTATGACAACGAATGGTTTTTTTCTTAATAATGATGTAACAAAAGTAGATACTTCTATTCTTGGGAAAGATAACGGTACATATTACAGTGATCCTAACAGAGCAGATGATTCTTTCTCAGTGCTTGGTGAAGCGTATATTAAATACACATACGACAATTTAGCATTCACATTTGGTAGAGAAGTGATGCACTCTCCACTGGTAGATGCTAAAGAGGTAAGAATGCTTCCATCTGCTGTTGAAGGTGCATTTGTAGATTATAAAGTGAATGATGAGATTGCCCTCGGCTTTTCTTACTTAGATAAATTTAAACAAAGAACGTCTGACAGATTTACAAAAATTATTGAGCATGCATTAGGTGCAGATACAGTGGCAGTCACAGGTTCTGATAACGGGAATGTTTATATGCTTGACGGTGTATTTAAAACAGATAAGTTTGAGGTAAGAGCATACGAGTATTATGCTACTGACTTTATGAATTCAATCTACTTAGATGCAAAAATTACGCAGAAGTTTGACAATGTTGCAACAACATTGGCTGCACAGTATATTAATCAGTTTAGTGTTGGAAGTGCCGATGATTTTTTTGCAGCAAATGAAACTTATTCAGATGGCAAAATAGCAGATGGAAAAATAAATGTAAATGCTTTTGCGATCAAAGCAACTGCGAAAATTGACGAGTCTGCATTTACACTTGCTTATTCAAATGTTTTAAGAGATGAAGGTTCTCACGATTCTTTAGTATTACCGTGGGACGGTACTCCGCTTTTTACAAACATGATCACGTCAAACGATCTTTTCCAGTCTATTTACGGTTCGGCTCTTAATGCAGACAGTGTATATATCGGTGGTTCACAAGGGGTTAAACTTGCATATGCACAAGGTTTTGACTTTACTGGCTATAAAGGATTTTCAACGACTCTTTCATTTTTAAATACTACAAATTCAAGAGCAGGATTTGATAAAGACCAAAGAGATTACAATGTAGTGCTTGGATATAAATACGACAAACATTTTTCTATAGCACTAAAAGGTATCTGGGTAGAAAATAACAGCGGTATCTTAAAAGACGGAAATATGAAAGAACAAATTAAACTGGCGCAATACAGAGTGATTGCAAACTACAAATTCTAA
- a CDS encoding TOBE domain-containing protein, translated as MSDFIATIIDIQSVQSLHLVKLTFQGHNLSMISLELSDEVEVGADVKLCVKPSNVTLTKECTEEISISNQLPSQISSIEFGEILTSVKLDFFDYQFETLMTTHKAKQMNLQEGDEIIALINESDLSISSVL; from the coding sequence ATGAGTGACTTCATCGCAACGATCATAGATATACAATCGGTACAGAGTTTACACCTTGTTAAACTAACGTTTCAAGGGCACAATCTATCTATGATCTCTTTAGAGTTAAGCGATGAAGTGGAGGTTGGTGCAGATGTAAAACTCTGCGTCAAACCATCAAATGTAACTTTAACAAAAGAGTGTACAGAAGAGATAAGCATCTCAAATCAATTACCGTCTCAAATCTCATCTATTGAGTTTGGAGAAATTTTAACAAGTGTGAAACTTGATTTTTTTGACTACCAGTTTGAGACACTAATGACAACTCACAAAGCAAAACAGATGAATTTACAAGAAGGAGATGAGATAATTGCACTAATTAACGAAAGTGATTTATCTATCTCATCGGTACTATAA
- a CDS encoding RecB-like helicase translates to MSNFINNLAYEASAGSGKTFMLVVRYLSLLFKGAEASKILALTFTNKAASEMSERIVETLEELENRGELAEIAKVTGFSKEYLLEHRTQILKEFLSANTKIMTIDSFFTHILRKFSLYASLMPDFTTASAQHEHKLMSRFLSEVSVANKRNVLIDLSLESKKRVSDIFTLLNQFYEKKEELSNFSYTKSFDKSYEAKALEALENIQKIVAGCKGASATLQKAVNVDGFEALISTTWVYQETLEYWVFKKCYIPEMDSNLQVIQEAIQEYFHQREQNFFYALNELVELYKKSKKALYIDDSELSFSDVTLLVYEILHRLDDSEFLYFRLDSTITHMLLDEFQDTSIIQYEILKPLINEITSGTGVSEEGSFFFVGDVKQSIYRFRGGVSALFGEVAKQNATQVDKLRTNYRSQKEVVEFVNNTFIKKIKNYTPQLVRDEAVGGYVSIKTNDEVLEEVLEQVQNLLALGADRDEIAILCATNGDGEAVKNLLDGNGIDVVTETTTKLINQRSVKAVLEYLKYLYFGEELYRHNFFTLISRELEPIERVDFNRVNLLDVIKNVIDRYELFENDFHLLRFMSAVQNYQDIEALLFEYERLDVSAAASDISGVRVLTIHKSKGLEYEHVIVMDRLKKAPPSRDSIIYKYDGINLQSIYLRISGRDKIDLDYAEALAREKALIEEDSLNALYVAFTRARENLFIVKKTKDSLFDLLELQDGSFGELHCEVKEKKKQVQYGEFHYKDLYYGTQAEILALEEEKEEDLANINFGLATHYTLEMMDSFDEVAIEGALDMCANKFGFALEEGEFSELERRVNALVQNREFLDLVDGVHYKEKGIKYKNNLRYIDLLVKKEDSWVIIDYKTGEQFEDEYKKQVKGYMRAVSEITNEKVEGYLCYLLGNGIKLKKV, encoded by the coding sequence ATGAGTAATTTCATAAACAATCTAGCCTACGAAGCGAGTGCGGGAAGCGGTAAAACTTTTATGCTTGTCGTGCGTTACCTCTCTTTACTTTTCAAAGGGGCTGAGGCTTCTAAAATCTTGGCACTTACCTTTACAAACAAAGCGGCATCGGAGATGAGTGAGCGTATTGTTGAGACTCTCGAAGAGCTTGAAAACAGAGGTGAACTTGCAGAGATCGCAAAAGTTACCGGTTTTTCCAAAGAGTATCTTTTAGAGCATCGAACACAGATCTTAAAAGAGTTTTTAAGTGCAAATACCAAGATTATGACGATCGATAGTTTTTTCACTCACATACTTCGTAAGTTCTCTTTATACGCTTCATTGATGCCGGATTTTACAACAGCCTCTGCACAACATGAACACAAACTGATGAGCCGTTTTCTGTCTGAAGTAAGCGTTGCGAATAAAAGAAATGTCTTAATCGATCTAAGTCTTGAGTCGAAAAAAAGAGTGAGTGATATCTTTACCCTTTTAAACCAGTTTTATGAGAAAAAAGAGGAACTTTCAAACTTCTCTTATACAAAGAGCTTTGACAAAAGCTATGAGGCTAAAGCACTTGAAGCATTAGAAAATATTCAAAAGATCGTTGCGGGATGTAAAGGTGCTTCGGCTACTTTGCAAAAAGCGGTTAACGTGGATGGCTTTGAAGCACTAATTAGCACCACTTGGGTGTATCAGGAGACTTTAGAGTACTGGGTATTTAAAAAGTGTTATATCCCTGAAATGGATAGCAATCTGCAGGTGATCCAAGAGGCTATACAGGAGTATTTTCACCAGAGGGAGCAGAACTTCTTTTACGCTTTAAACGAGCTGGTAGAGCTCTATAAAAAATCGAAAAAAGCGCTCTATATAGATGACAGTGAACTAAGTTTTTCAGATGTAACGCTGTTAGTATATGAGATTTTACACCGTTTAGATGACAGCGAGTTTTTATACTTCAGACTTGATTCTACGATCACACATATGCTCCTTGATGAGTTTCAAGATACAAGTATCATTCAGTATGAGATCTTAAAACCGCTTATCAACGAGATCACATCGGGAACGGGTGTTTCAGAAGAGGGAAGTTTTTTCTTTGTAGGGGATGTAAAACAGTCTATCTACCGATTCCGCGGGGGAGTTTCAGCGCTCTTTGGGGAAGTGGCAAAACAAAACGCCACTCAGGTGGATAAACTTCGTACAAATTACCGTTCACAAAAAGAGGTTGTAGAGTTTGTTAACAACACTTTTATTAAGAAGATAAAAAACTATACCCCACAACTTGTACGCGATGAAGCTGTTGGCGGTTATGTCTCGATCAAAACTAACGATGAGGTTTTAGAAGAAGTTTTAGAACAGGTACAAAACCTTTTAGCACTCGGTGCTGATCGTGACGAGATCGCAATTCTTTGTGCAACCAACGGTGACGGGGAGGCGGTGAAAAACCTTCTTGACGGTAATGGGATAGATGTTGTAACCGAGACAACGACAAAGCTTATCAATCAACGCAGTGTGAAAGCTGTTTTGGAGTACTTGAAGTATCTTTATTTCGGAGAAGAGCTTTACAGACATAACTTTTTTACCCTGATATCACGAGAGCTTGAACCGATCGAGAGAGTTGATTTTAACAGAGTGAACCTCCTTGATGTTATTAAAAACGTTATAGACAGATATGAGCTCTTTGAAAACGATTTTCACCTGCTTCGTTTTATGTCTGCTGTGCAAAATTACCAAGATATAGAAGCGCTTCTGTTTGAGTATGAGCGTTTAGATGTCTCGGCAGCTGCAAGTGACATCAGCGGTGTAAGGGTGCTTACTATTCACAAGTCAAAAGGTTTGGAGTATGAGCACGTGATCGTGATGGACAGACTCAAAAAAGCACCACCATCTCGTGATAGCATCATCTACAAATATGATGGTATCAACTTACAGAGTATCTACCTGAGAATAAGCGGCAGAGACAAGATAGATCTTGATTATGCAGAAGCACTTGCGCGTGAGAAAGCTTTGATCGAAGAGGATAGTTTAAATGCCCTTTATGTTGCTTTTACAAGAGCGCGTGAAAACCTCTTTATCGTGAAAAAAACTAAAGATTCGCTCTTTGATCTTTTAGAGTTGCAAGATGGCTCTTTCGGTGAACTTCACTGTGAGGTAAAAGAGAAGAAGAAACAGGTGCAATACGGGGAGTTTCACTATAAAGATCTTTATTACGGTACACAGGCAGAGATTCTCGCGTTAGAAGAGGAAAAAGAGGAGGACCTGGCAAACATCAACTTCGGACTTGCCACGCACTATACACTTGAGATGATGGACTCTTTTGATGAGGTGGCAATTGAAGGCGCTTTAGATATGTGTGCGAATAAGTTTGGATTTGCTTTAGAAGAGGGTGAGTTTAGTGAGCTCGAAAGACGGGTTAACGCACTTGTACAAAATAGAGAATTTTTAGATCTTGTTGATGGAGTGCATTACAAAGAGAAAGGGATTAAGTATAAAAACAATCTCCGCTATATTGATCTCCTTGTGAAAAAAGAGGACTCGTGGGTAATCATCGACTACAAAACGGGTGAACAGTTTGAAGATGAGTACAAAAAACAGGTAAAAGGGTATATGAGAGCTGTGAGCGAGATCACCAACGAAAAAGTTGAAGGGTACCTGTGTTACCTCTTAGGTAACGGAATCAAGCTCAAAAAAGTCTAA
- a CDS encoding OprD family outer membrane porin: MLKKYAFLSIACGFLSTPALIAETPKSAIKSNGQMIYFEKQKDVNSIKDMFKEGNFYGRLRNNNFYFWYDDSKPNKDFLVSGVGASLVYKSANYNGFDFTIGSYGTYAFFNDSAETVSNLGGRKDLLSRFDYVNTGSKSLYTFAQANISYKYSKTKLILGRQIVETFYTKSNDTKMIPNTFEGIVLESKDLQDTKVKLAYLTKQKLRDHKNFHSVLMYGDANASSAQSPQYTGNDDSGMHQGLTYTALRDAGKSTTAPLIVLDAQNNSIENLQINFAGYIVPELLSQAMGELNYKIDMGTFSINPGVRYIQQFDNGAGAVGGAALDGTPTGYKDANSLDAQMIAAKVVTKFDDYKINLGYSNILDKADLVTPWRGFPTAGYTRSMAIYNWTANTKSYRIELVKGDNKTGVYKDGFIQTSILYVNGDHAKTSSDDYMYYYAGYVKNLENYPEFQYRVRFGYKQYIQDADAQTDSIDSRLEFNYTF; the protein is encoded by the coding sequence ATGCTTAAAAAGTATGCTTTTTTATCTATTGCTTGTGGTTTTTTAAGTACACCTGCACTTATAGCAGAGACACCAAAATCTGCGATTAAATCAAATGGTCAAATGATTTATTTTGAGAAACAAAAAGATGTAAACAGTATTAAAGATATGTTTAAAGAGGGAAATTTCTACGGAAGACTAAGAAACAATAACTTTTATTTTTGGTACGATGATTCTAAACCAAATAAAGATTTTCTTGTAAGTGGTGTCGGTGCAAGTTTAGTTTATAAAAGTGCAAACTATAACGGTTTTGACTTTACGATTGGTTCTTATGGAACTTATGCATTTTTTAACGATAGTGCAGAAACTGTGAGTAATCTTGGAGGCAGAAAAGATTTGCTTAGCAGATTTGACTACGTAAATACAGGTTCAAAATCTCTTTATACTTTTGCACAGGCAAATATCTCATACAAATATTCAAAAACAAAACTGATTTTAGGTCGCCAGATTGTTGAAACATTCTATACAAAATCAAATGATACGAAAATGATTCCAAATACTTTTGAAGGTATTGTTCTAGAGTCTAAAGATCTTCAAGACACAAAAGTTAAACTGGCATACTTGACAAAACAAAAGTTAAGAGATCATAAAAATTTTCACTCAGTACTTATGTATGGTGATGCAAATGCATCAAGTGCTCAAAGCCCCCAATATACTGGTAATGATGATTCTGGTATGCATCAGGGTTTAACATATACAGCACTTAGAGATGCGGGAAAATCAACTACAGCTCCGTTAATTGTACTCGATGCGCAAAACAACTCTATTGAAAATCTACAAATAAATTTTGCAGGATATATAGTACCTGAACTTTTATCTCAAGCGATGGGTGAGTTAAACTATAAAATAGATATGGGAACTTTTTCGATCAATCCCGGTGTAAGATATATCCAGCAGTTTGACAATGGAGCAGGTGCAGTTGGTGGTGCTGCTTTAGATGGAACTCCAACTGGCTATAAAGACGCAAACTCTTTAGATGCACAAATGATTGCTGCAAAAGTTGTTACAAAATTTGACGATTATAAAATCAATCTGGGATATTCAAATATTTTAGACAAAGCAGATCTAGTAACTCCATGGAGAGGATTCCCAACTGCAGGATATACAAGAAGTATGGCGATCTATAACTGGACAGCAAATACTAAAAGTTATAGAATTGAGCTAGTTAAAGGTGATAATAAAACAGGTGTTTATAAAGATGGTTTCATCCAAACATCTATACTTTATGTAAATGGTGATCATGCAAAAACTTCGAGTGATGATTATATGTATTACTATGCGGGATATGTCAAAAACCTAGAAAACTATCCTGAATTTCAATATCGTGTACGTTTTGGTTATAAACAATATATTCAAGACGCTGATGCACAAACAGATAGTATAGACTCAAGATTAGAGTTTAACTACACTTTTTAA